A DNA window from Drosophila sechellia strain sech25 chromosome X, ASM438219v1, whole genome shotgun sequence contains the following coding sequences:
- the LOC6619982 gene encoding E3 ubiquitin-protein ligase RNF185 codes for MEEPKIATPAELPSTSTGASSSSSTLSNNVSYDKIAWTRDITEPLAEESSTSQLRPLGNSIPTDSAASELNTSNTSYSFTGDYLSGGNKADLKGGYPSGGTDTDTKANEKDKEKEYNADDSLYECNICLDTAKDAVVSMCGHLFCWPCLHQWLLTRPNRKLCPVCKAAVDKDKVIPLYGRNSTHQQDPRNKVPPRPAGHRTEPDPVPGFPGFGFGDGFHMSFGIGAFPFGFITSTFNFGEPRPPVAVRGTRQYQNEQALSKLFLYLALVCIMWLFYA; via the exons ATGGAGGAACCCAAAATTGCAACCCCAGCGGAGCTTCCCAGCACATCAACCGGAgcatcgtcgtcatcatcgaCTTTGTCCAACAACGTGAGCTACGACAAGATCGCCTGGACTCGGGATATCACAGAACCCTTGGCTGAGGAGTCATCTACAAGTCAATTGCGCCCGCTGGGTAACTCGATTCCAACCGATTCGGCGGCATCGGAACTGAATACGTCCAACACTTCGTATTCCTTTACTGGAGACTATCTATCTGGTGGCAATAAGGCCGATCTGAAGGGTGGCTATCCATCCGGTGGCACCGATACGGACACGAAAGCCAATGAAAAGGACAAGGAGAAGGAATATAACGCAGATGACTCGCTCTACGAGTGCAACATATGCCTGGACACCGCCAAGGATGCTGTGGTCAGCATGTGCGGCCATCTGTTCTGCTGGCCGTGCCTGCATCAGTGGCTCCTGACGCGTCCCAATCGCAAACTCTGTCCCGTTTGCAAGGCTGCCGTTGATAAGGATAAGGTCATACCTCTGTACGGAAGAAATAGTACACACCAGCAAGATCCACG TAACAAAGTTCCACCACGGCCCGCTGGACACCGTACAGAACCAGATCCTGTTCCCGGGTTCCCTGGATTCGGATTCGGCGACGGATTTCACATGTCCTTCGGCATTGGAGCTTTTCCTTTCGGGTTCATAACATCTACGTTCAACTTTGGCGAACCACGTCCGCCTG TTGCTGTTCGGGGAACAAGGCAATACCAGAATGAACAGGCCCTGTCCAAGCTCTTTTTGTATCTGGCCCTTGTGTGCATAATGTGGCTGTTCTATGCATAG
- the LOC6619981 gene encoding rhophilin-2-A isoform X2, whose amino-acid sequence MDEKENELSTRVAKSEENEDDEKLNELSFCFVRGSDPRAATCRSKLQNRRCKLNKEINKELRLRAGAENLYKATSNRKLRDTVALELSFVNSNLQLLKEQLAELNSSVEIYQSESHNGIMPMIPLGLKETKEINFMEPFSDFILEHYSEEPSMYIDAIADMTDTRQASKTPSRDALGVALLFRYYNTLYYVERRFFPPDRNLGVYFEWYDSLTGVPSCQRTIAFEKACTLFNLGGIYTQIGARHDRTTERGLDLAVDSFLRAAGVFRHIYDTFTNAPSMDLKPQVLDVLVSLMLSQARECLFEKLQLQIEAMSAFRDLAGEAAQISHEYNEMHKNIQANDTHTYLPECWAGLVPVKAELYKAFAHFYKARSIDATDELKASKSSQKNQESFIGNSQEVERITTGDYGASDEASTSIANKLAHLKEALASIEEAQRLQRMCRFLKNKASLTEVMKEVHSKSQEELEKFRLQASAKNIEDGDLLERSVEASSKFTLSLTGPDFTSHKVKDPFKRLGPIAIFSARRHWTAPRCVRLQKGSSLYHSVPSNNNKCPLDNDDDEEHDGGYNLYKEEFENFGFHVRGDAPVIIAHVEINSLADLGGIKEGDFIVEIAGVDVKWYSHQQVVQLIQSCGSTLELRVITPMDRNYLKPLSSKGSLSTLSAASSSGISSGFPSPTSIAAKPKLHLKTSSSSRPAGSVSSSSWNPFRRTPSLAKIF is encoded by the exons ATGGATGAAAAGGAGAACGAATTGTCGACGCGGGTGGCGAAAAGCGAGGAGAACGAGGATGACGAGAAGCTCAATGAGTTatccttttgttttgttcgg GGTTCAGATCCACGAGCTGCCACTTGTCGCAGCAAACTCCAAAACAGGCGatgcaaattaaacaaagaaataaataaggaaCTCCGCCTTCGAGCTGGTGCCGAGAATCTATATAAG gcCACATCGAATCGCAAACTGCGCGACACAGTTGCCTTGGAATTAAGCTTTGTCAACTCAAATCTGCAACTGCTGAAGGAGCAACTGGCCGAGTTGAATTCGTCGGTGGAAATCTATCAGAGCGAAAG TCACAATGGAATTATGCCCATGATACCGCTGGGACTGAAGGAAACCAAGGAGATCAATTTCATGGAACCATTCTCCGACTTCATCCTGGAACACTACAGCGAGGAGCCCTCAATGTACATAGATGCCATAGCAGATATGACGGACACGAGACAG GCATCCAAAACACCGTCACGAGATGCCCTGGGAGTGGCGCTACTTTTCCGCTACTACAACACGCTGTATTACGTGGAGCGTCGCTTCTTTCCGCCGGATCGTAACCTGGGCGTGTACTTCGAGTGGTACGACTCGCTCACGGGAGTTCCCTCGTGCCAGCGGACCATCGCGTTCGAGAAAGCCTGCACCCTGTTCAATCTGGGTGGCATATATACACAGATCGGCGCTCGACATGATCGCACGACGGAACGGGGTCTCGACTTGGCCGTGGATAGTTTTCTACGGGCCGCCGGGGTCTTTCGTCACATTTACGATACGTTCACGAATGCGCCATCGATGGACCTGAAGCCACAGGTCCTGGACGTGCTCGTTTCGCTGATGCTTTCCCAGGCGCGAGAATGCCTCTTTGAGAAGCTCCAGCTGCAGATCGAGGCGATGAGC GCGTTTCGGGATCTGGCTGGCGAGGCTGCTCAAATATCGCACGAGTACAATGAGATGCACAAGAATATCCAGGCAAACGATACGCACACATATCTTCCGGAATGCTGGGCCGGTCTAGTGCCAGTCAAGGCGGAACTTTACAAAG CATTCGCACATTTCTACAAGGCACGGAGCATAGATGCGACGGACGAGCTGAAGGCATCCAAGTCAAGTCAAAAGAACCAGGAATCCTTCATCGGCAATTCCCAGGAGGTGGAGCGCATCACCACCGGCGACTATGGAGCCAGCGATGAGGCGTCCACCTCCATTGCCAACAAACTGGCCCACTTAAAGGAGGCGCTGGCCAGCATCGAGGAAGCCCAGCGACTGCAGCGGATGTGTCGGTTCTTAAAG AACAAGGCATCGCTGACTGAAGTCATGAAGGAGGTGCACTCCAAATCGCAGGAGGAGCTCGAGAAGTTCAGACTGCAAGCTTCCGCCAAAAATATCGAAGATGGCGATCTTCTAGAGCGATCGGTTGAAG CATCTTCGAAGTTCACATTATCCCTGACCGGACCCGACTTCACATCGCACAAGGTTAAGGATCCCTTCAAGCGCCTCGGGCCGATTGCAATATTCTCGGCGAGACGCCACTGGACAGCGCCCAGATGTGTGCGTCTCCAGAAGGGTTCCTCCCTGTATCACAGCGTGcccagcaataacaacaagtGCCCATTGGATAACGATGATGACGAGGAGCACGATGGTGGATACAATCTGTACAAGGAGGAGTTTGAGAACTTTGGCTTCCATGTGCGCGGCGATGCTCCGGTTATCATTGCCCACGTTGAGATTAATTCATTGGCAGAC CTTGGCGGCATCAAGGAGGGTGACTTCATAGTCGAGATAGCCGGCGTGGACGTCAAGTGGTACTCGCATCAGCAGGTAGTGCAGCTCATACAATCCTGCGGCTCCACACTCGAGCTGAGAGTGATAACGCCCATGGATCGCAACTACTTGAAG CCATTGTCGTCGAAGGGCTCATTATCAACGCTATCGGCGGCCAGTTCATCGGGCATTTCATCCGGATTTCCCAGTCCCACAAGTATTGCGGCCAAGCCCAAGCTCCACCTGAAGACATCCTCTAGTTCGCGGCCCGCTGGCAGCGTTTCATCCAGTTCGTGGAATCCGTTTCGGCGAACGCCTAGCTTagctaaaatattttaa
- the LOC6619978 gene encoding EF-hand domain-containing family member C2, with translation MLRIPGMPLLPGTLFRDVSKGHYPKPQSLANVQGLSMLSDRQQPPPAESGSVTVDISCPPVGASSIYPPRSGPRMPPWLAYDKKVMCFHAYFKQTLQEVYHAPYLVRKVKIYYYLEDGTLEIYEPRVDNSGIVQGCVVHRQRVQKAPPCDNEFMSLIDLNVDQTVQIFDRQYHITDCDPFTRSFLNKRGITVPDPVKSPCDPTEEQRKRENQPRSGNLIPKNHPFAQFLKYDRQILKFQAYWDDRTEFGDVRKLEVCYYLSDDTIEIKEQHIRNSGRDGPTVFLKRGRLAREFEGLQLLGQMTPMTLLNVLGTNMRNVRYCVDPLNTGNKEIHYYREKDLQIGSVINVYGRAVVITELDPFTQNYYRQRYGIQDFTPLPIPARSDDCADHRSERQLPPYNGWGSYEDSVGNCISVEPKPPKSDFKKFIKYDRYVLRFGAKMLSTIKANCERIFVISYYLCDDTLQIQEIAVRNSGFLGGEFMKRTRLELPGQERFSCKQPQYYMPWNFFVGSTMSLKDFIFHIVSADEYTLVYMEHHPETFPHANVGVIMEKVKSALQNRMAEFVGSCVPDCTDLEKKRDVFVSFESFKGALISIMGNQISDHEIISLCRHFSAEKSQPNACDRSTVRAAAHLELKRTLWNARDDLMEHFHHINPTNQPFLPEVKVRSALRGCRLPFSLELIDNILSILNRNECDDIEVCDLMNFIDVSCGKGCDMLPVNHAFELCPKIPFLNKGRVVNFTCFLREINLPLNLPAGGEKNNDAIAEGGRIMPPSAMPDTDAHKMHEEDAQHVA, from the exons ATGCTGCGCATTCCTGGAATGCCCCTTCTTCCGGGGACTCTCTTCCGCGAT GTATCCAAGGGACATTACCCCAAACCGCAATCGCTGGCCAATGTCCAAGGTCTGAGCATGCTGAGTGATCGACAGCAACCGCCTCCTGCGGAATCGGGCAGCGTTACGGTGGACATAAGCTGTCCCCCCGTTGGGGCATCCTCCATATATCCGCCACGTTCGGGTCCCCGGATGCCTCCATGGCTGGCGTACGACAAGAAGGTGATGTGCTTCCATGCCTACTTCAAGCAGACCCTTCAGGAGGTCTACCATGCGCCCTATCTGGTGCGCAAGGTCAAGATCTACTACTATCTGGAGGATGGTACCTTGGAGATCTACGAGCCCCGGGTGGACAACTCGGGAATTGTGCAGGGCTGTGTGGTTCACAGGCAGCGGGTCCAGAAGGCGCCGCCGTGCGACAATGAGTTCATGTCCCTCATCGATCTGAACGTGGATCAGACTGTTCAGATATTTGATCGTCAGTATCATATCACCGATTGTGATCCGTTCACAAGGAGCTTCTTGAACAAACGCGGCATAACCGTTCCCGATCCGGTCAAATCGCCATG CGATCCCACCGAGGAGCAGCGCAAGCGTGAAAACCAACCGCGATCTGGAAATTTAATCCCGAAGAATCATCCATTTGCCCAGTTCCTCAAGTACGATAGGCAAATACTCAAGTTCCAGGCGTACTGGGACGATAGAACCGAGTTCGGAGACGTACGCAAGCTGGAGGTGTGCTACTACCTCTCCGACGATACCATCGAAATCAAGGAGCAGCACATTCGCAACTCAGGTCGCGACGGCCCAACCGTTTTTCTCAAACGCGGGCGCTTAGCGCGA GAGTTCGAAGGACTCCAGCTGCTGGGACAGATGACCCCGATGACGCTACTGAACGTCCTGGGCACCAATATGCGCAACGTGCGCTATTGCGTGGATCCGCTGAACACCGGAAACAAGGAGATCCATTACTATAGGGAAAAGGATCTCCAGATAGGCAGTGTGATAAACGTGTATGGCCGTGCGGTGGTGATAACCGAACTGGATCCCTTCACCCAGAACTATTACCGCCAGCGATATGGCATACAGGACTTTACCCCACTGCCGATCCCCGCCAGATCCGATGATTGTGCTGACCATAGATCGGAACGACAATTGCCGCCGTACAATGGATGGGGTAGCTACGAGGATTCGGTGGGCAATTGCATATCGGTGGAACCGAAGCCGCCAAAGTCCGATTTCAAGAAGTTCATCAAATACGATCGTTATGTGCTCCGCTTTGGCGCCAAAATGCTCTCGACCATTAAGGCGAACTGCGAGCGAATCTTTGTGATTAGCTACTATCTATGCGATGATACGCTGCAAATCCAGGAGATTGCGGTGCGCAACTCCGGATTCCTTGGTGGCGAGTTCATGAAGCGCACACGCTTGGAGTTGCCTGGCCAGGAGAGGTTCTCCTGCAAGCAGCCGCAGTACTATATGCCATGGAACTTCTTTGTCGGATCGACCATGTCGCTGAAGGACTTCATCTTTCACATAGTCTCGGCGGATGAGTACACGCTCGTGTACATGGAGCACCATCCGGAGACCTTTCCCCACGCAAATGTGGGTGTGATCATGGAGAAGGTGAAGAGTGCCCTGCAGAATCGCATGGCGGAGTTTGTGGGATCGTGTGTTCCGGACTGTACGGATCTTGAGAAGAAGCGTGATGTCTTTGTGTCCTTCGAGAGTTTCAAGGGCGCCCTGATCAGCATCATGGGTAACCAGATCAGCGATCACGAGATCATTAGCCTCTGCCGGCACTTTTCGGCGGAGAAGAGTCAACCAAATGCCTGCGATCGATCCACGGTGCGGGCGGCGGCTCATCTCGAGCTGAAGAGAACCCTGTGGAATGCTCGGGATGATCTGATGGAGCACTTCCATCACATCAATCCGACCAACCAGCCATTCCTGCCCGAGGTTAAGGTGAGATCGGCACTGCGGGGCTGTCGCCTGCCATTCTCCCTGGAACTGATCGACAATATACTCTCGATTCTGAATCGCAACGAGTGCGACGACATCGAGGTGTGCGACCTGATGAACTTCATCGACGTATCCTGCGGCAAGGGCTGCGACATGCTGCCCGTGAACCACGCCTTCGAGCTCTGCCCCAAGATCCCCTTCCTGAACAAGGGTCGTGTGGTGAACTTCACCTGCTTCCTGAGGGAGATCAACCTGCCCCTCAACTTGCCAGCCGGCGGCGAGAAGAACAACGATGCGATTGCCGAGGGTGGCAGGATAATGCCACCATCGGCCATGCCCGATACCGATGCCCACAAGATGCATGAGGAGGACGCACAGCACGTGGCTTGA
- the LOC6619979 gene encoding platelet-activating factor acetylhydrolase IB subunit beta homolog gives MNPCVLPTPLPDLDGDKRWHSIHRRFISDCREKDPDVIFLGDCIFETVQDTEAWNQYFAPLHCLNFSIRDDCTEHVLWRIENGALDNVSPKIVVLHVGTNNVRNSAEEVAEGVLANVTKIRQKLPNAYIVLPSLLPRGQQPNKLREKNAQINEVVNGLTKGLYRVQTVAIDKGLVQSDGSISHHDMFDYKNLTNAGAKKILEPLYDLLSQILNENEPENDLTPSE, from the exons ATGAATCCCTGTGTGCTGCCCACCCCATTGCCCGATCTGGATGGCGACAAGCGTTGGCACAGCATACACCGCCGGTTCATCTCGGATTGTCGCGAAAAGGATCCGGATGTGATATTCCTCGGCGACTGCATCTTCGAGACCGTCCAGGACACGGAGGCCTGGAATCAGTACTTTGCGCCGCTGCACTGCCTTAACTTCAGCATTCGCGACGACTGCACCGAGCACGTACTGTGGCGCATCGAAAACGGTGCGCTGGACAATGTGAGTCCCAAAATCGTCGTCCTCCATGTGGGCACCAATAACGTGCGTAACAGCGCGGAGGAAGTGGCCGAGGGTGTGCTTGCGAACGTAACGAAAATCCGTCAAAAGCTGCCCAACGCCTACATCGTTTTGCCC TCGCTACTGCCGCGTGGCCAGCAGCCCAATAAGTTGCGCGAAAAGAATGCCCAAATCAATGAGGTGGTCAATGGATTGACCAAGGGCTTGTATCGCGTCCAGACGGTGGCCATTGACAAGGGTTTGGTCCAGAGCGACGGCAGCATCAGTCATCACGATATGTTCGACTATAAGAATCTGACCAATGCTGGAGCGAAAAAGATATTAGAACCACTCTACGATCTGCTTTCTCAAATTCTCAACGAAAACGAACCTGAAAACGATCTCACTCCCTCCGAATAA
- the LOC6619980 gene encoding 39S ribosomal protein S30, mitochondrial, with protein sequence MLKLNRVRQLRTTYKRCLAGQSQLQLNSTDAEPVYPEIQDTSFKARKQKDAANWHEEIRQVPTVEEKMIKINMPRYYGFKVVDFNDSKIPYNALPLTQHYTRTVLEDLPSETEKKAQAQDSEQEQQQPSEDGLFKAARGDVIDALEFAHDYYKHLEKQPNSVDSNPVERERILTQIIVEQLNRALLQSLSEEYKHLDELEVDYNPRHEAFWAVGGVDPPKNVQKSKKGREWQKDMANDSVDRLVQYTGAPYLALRHRKQLSPWKTEAESENLELSKQLPRFKHDPRTLGYSTKHQHATNVPGYWPKGNEHNFGLLSFQSRAHLQIRPKSFGEQDQLEALHSLAIKSSYAWLLAQANYNGFNTYNELTYPMNTQTVITNGREWSFYEYQLNTLLLHGTNVAENPRVNFCRGTKPLPLYAEISASGKCVDFNDTALRHLLNFYANAPSIQRSIGEQQPYVASDVSAYENAEQRDFINKTFKYLASNRPRHLELPEIYLWEKLYKIDNKNRAMEAKRRFFELNINPWQRTLDTHDKEYVPRAVRPDVPKNKNRFKKTYYP encoded by the exons ATGTTGAAGCTTAACCGTGTTCGCCAGCTGCGAACGACGTACAAGCGCTGTTTGGCCGGCCAGTCGCAGCTGCAGCTGAATAGCACGGACGCAGAGCCGGTATATCCGGAGATTCAGGATACGTCCTTCAAGGCGCGCAAGCAGAAGGATGCGGCCAACTGGCACGAGGAAATCCGGCAGGTGCCGACGGTGGAGGAGAAGATGATCAAAATCAATATGCCCCGCTATTACGGCTTCAAGGTGGTCGACTTCAACGACTCGAAAATTCCCTACAACGCACTGCCGCTCACGCAACATTATACGCGCACAGTGCTCGAGGATTTGCCATCAGAAACGGAGAAGAAGGCACAGGCTCAGGACTccgagcaggagcagcagcagccgagCGAGGATGGTCTTTTCAAGGCGGCTCGCGGGGATGTCATCGATGCCCTCGAGTTTGCCCACGACTACTACAA GCACCTGGAAAAGCAACCCAACTCTGTCGATTCTAACCCCGTTGAACGTGAGCGCATCCTAACGCAGATCATTGTGGAACAGCTGAACAGAGCTCTGCTGCAGTCGCTCAGCGAGGAGTACAAGCACCTGGATGAGCTCGAGGTCGACTACAATCCACGCCACGAAGCCTTCTGGGCGGTTGGCGGCGTAGATCCTCCCAAGAACGTGCAAAAATCGAAGAAGGGCCGGGAATGGCAAAAGGATATGGCAAACGATAGCGTTGATCGGCTGGTTCAGTATACGGGAGCGCCGTATCTTGCCCTGCGCCATCGCAAGCAATTGTCGCCGTGGAAAACGGAAGCGGAAAGCGAAAACCTCGAGCTGAGCAAACAGCTGCCCCGTTTCAAGCACGACCCGCGAACCCTCGGCTACAGCACCAAGCATCAGCACGCCACCAATGTGCCAGGCTATTGGCCCAAAGGAAATGAGCATAACTTCGGCCTGCTCTCATTTCAATCGCGTGCACACCTGCAGATCCGTCCGAAATCGTTCGGCGAGCAGGATCAGCTGGAGGCTCTGCATTCGCTGGCGATTAAATCGTCATACGCTTGGCTTTTGGCCCAGGCGAACTACAATGGCTTCAACACCTACAACGAACTGACCTATCCCATGAACACTCAAACTGTGATCACGAACGGCAGGGAATGGAGCTTTTACGAGTATCAGCTTAATACGCTGCTGCTGCACGGCACGAACGTGGCGGAAAATCCCCGTGTCAACTTCTGTCGCGGTACAAAGCCACTTCCACTCTACGCCGAGATTTCGGCGAGCGGCAAGTGCGTTGATTTCAACGATACCGCACTGCGGCACCTGCTCAACTTCTATGCCAATGCGCCATCGATTCAGCGGAGTATTGGGGAGCAACAGCCGTATGTTGCCTCCGACGTTTCCGCCTATGAGAACGCCGAACAGCGTGACTTTATCAATAAGACCTTCAAATATTTGGCATCAAACCGACCGCGACACTTGGAGTTACCCGAAATCTACCTGTGGGAGAAGCTTTACAAGATCGATAACAAAAATCGCGCCATGGAGGCTAAGAGACGCTTCTTCGAGCTGAACATCAATCCTTGGCAGCGAACGCTGGACACACATGACAAGGAGTATGTGCCGCGGGCAGTCCGACCAGACGTCCCTAAGAATAAGAACAGGTTCAAGAAGACGTACTACCCTTAA
- the LOC6619981 gene encoding rhophilin-2-A isoform X1: MDEKENELSTRVAKSEENEDDEKLNELSFCFVRGSDPRAATCRSKLQNRRCKLNKEINKELRLRAGAENLYKATSNRKLRDTVALELSFVNSNLQLLKEQLAELNSSVEIYQSESHNGIMPMIPLGLKETKEINFMEPFSDFILEHYSEEPSMYIDAIADMTDTRQASKTPSRDALGVALLFRYYNTLYYVERRFFPPDRNLGVYFEWYDSLTGVPSCQRTIAFEKACTLFNLGGIYTQIGARHDRTTERGLDLAVDSFLRAAGVFRHIYDTFTNAPSMDLKPQVLDVLVSLMLSQARECLFEKLQLQIEAMSYDCQAFRDLAGEAAQISHEYNEMHKNIQANDTHTYLPECWAGLVPVKAELYKAFAHFYKARSIDATDELKASKSSQKNQESFIGNSQEVERITTGDYGASDEASTSIANKLAHLKEALASIEEAQRLQRMCRFLKNKASLTEVMKEVHSKSQEELEKFRLQASAKNIEDGDLLERSVEASSKFTLSLTGPDFTSHKVKDPFKRLGPIAIFSARRHWTAPRCVRLQKGSSLYHSVPSNNNKCPLDNDDDEEHDGGYNLYKEEFENFGFHVRGDAPVIIAHVEINSLADLGGIKEGDFIVEIAGVDVKWYSHQQVVQLIQSCGSTLELRVITPMDRNYLKPLSSKGSLSTLSAASSSGISSGFPSPTSIAAKPKLHLKTSSSSRPAGSVSSSSWNPFRRTPSLAKIF, translated from the exons ATGGATGAAAAGGAGAACGAATTGTCGACGCGGGTGGCGAAAAGCGAGGAGAACGAGGATGACGAGAAGCTCAATGAGTTatccttttgttttgttcgg GGTTCAGATCCACGAGCTGCCACTTGTCGCAGCAAACTCCAAAACAGGCGatgcaaattaaacaaagaaataaataaggaaCTCCGCCTTCGAGCTGGTGCCGAGAATCTATATAAG gcCACATCGAATCGCAAACTGCGCGACACAGTTGCCTTGGAATTAAGCTTTGTCAACTCAAATCTGCAACTGCTGAAGGAGCAACTGGCCGAGTTGAATTCGTCGGTGGAAATCTATCAGAGCGAAAG TCACAATGGAATTATGCCCATGATACCGCTGGGACTGAAGGAAACCAAGGAGATCAATTTCATGGAACCATTCTCCGACTTCATCCTGGAACACTACAGCGAGGAGCCCTCAATGTACATAGATGCCATAGCAGATATGACGGACACGAGACAG GCATCCAAAACACCGTCACGAGATGCCCTGGGAGTGGCGCTACTTTTCCGCTACTACAACACGCTGTATTACGTGGAGCGTCGCTTCTTTCCGCCGGATCGTAACCTGGGCGTGTACTTCGAGTGGTACGACTCGCTCACGGGAGTTCCCTCGTGCCAGCGGACCATCGCGTTCGAGAAAGCCTGCACCCTGTTCAATCTGGGTGGCATATATACACAGATCGGCGCTCGACATGATCGCACGACGGAACGGGGTCTCGACTTGGCCGTGGATAGTTTTCTACGGGCCGCCGGGGTCTTTCGTCACATTTACGATACGTTCACGAATGCGCCATCGATGGACCTGAAGCCACAGGTCCTGGACGTGCTCGTTTCGCTGATGCTTTCCCAGGCGCGAGAATGCCTCTTTGAGAAGCTCCAGCTGCAGATCGAGGCGATGAGC TACGATTGCCAGGCGTTTCGGGATCTGGCTGGCGAGGCTGCTCAAATATCGCACGAGTACAATGAGATGCACAAGAATATCCAGGCAAACGATACGCACACATATCTTCCGGAATGCTGGGCCGGTCTAGTGCCAGTCAAGGCGGAACTTTACAAAG CATTCGCACATTTCTACAAGGCACGGAGCATAGATGCGACGGACGAGCTGAAGGCATCCAAGTCAAGTCAAAAGAACCAGGAATCCTTCATCGGCAATTCCCAGGAGGTGGAGCGCATCACCACCGGCGACTATGGAGCCAGCGATGAGGCGTCCACCTCCATTGCCAACAAACTGGCCCACTTAAAGGAGGCGCTGGCCAGCATCGAGGAAGCCCAGCGACTGCAGCGGATGTGTCGGTTCTTAAAG AACAAGGCATCGCTGACTGAAGTCATGAAGGAGGTGCACTCCAAATCGCAGGAGGAGCTCGAGAAGTTCAGACTGCAAGCTTCCGCCAAAAATATCGAAGATGGCGATCTTCTAGAGCGATCGGTTGAAG CATCTTCGAAGTTCACATTATCCCTGACCGGACCCGACTTCACATCGCACAAGGTTAAGGATCCCTTCAAGCGCCTCGGGCCGATTGCAATATTCTCGGCGAGACGCCACTGGACAGCGCCCAGATGTGTGCGTCTCCAGAAGGGTTCCTCCCTGTATCACAGCGTGcccagcaataacaacaagtGCCCATTGGATAACGATGATGACGAGGAGCACGATGGTGGATACAATCTGTACAAGGAGGAGTTTGAGAACTTTGGCTTCCATGTGCGCGGCGATGCTCCGGTTATCATTGCCCACGTTGAGATTAATTCATTGGCAGAC CTTGGCGGCATCAAGGAGGGTGACTTCATAGTCGAGATAGCCGGCGTGGACGTCAAGTGGTACTCGCATCAGCAGGTAGTGCAGCTCATACAATCCTGCGGCTCCACACTCGAGCTGAGAGTGATAACGCCCATGGATCGCAACTACTTGAAG CCATTGTCGTCGAAGGGCTCATTATCAACGCTATCGGCGGCCAGTTCATCGGGCATTTCATCCGGATTTCCCAGTCCCACAAGTATTGCGGCCAAGCCCAAGCTCCACCTGAAGACATCCTCTAGTTCGCGGCCCGCTGGCAGCGTTTCATCCAGTTCGTGGAATCCGTTTCGGCGAACGCCTAGCTTagctaaaatattttaa